A genomic region of Salvelinus alpinus chromosome 12, SLU_Salpinus.1, whole genome shotgun sequence contains the following coding sequences:
- the LOC139535975 gene encoding protein FAM219A-like isoform X2 produces the protein MMEEEMDRFQVPPVTETQPLQDPAASDTSEADSDTREGETVAMNYKPSPLQMKIEKQRELARKGSVKNSPVNHQPKKNNGMARTRLVVPNKGYSSLDQTSPDEKPLVTLDTDSDDDFDMSRYSSSGYSSAEQINQDLNIQLLKDGYRLDEIPDDEDLDLIPPKSVNHTCICCQATTSSACQIQ, from the exons ATGATGGAGGAAGAAATGGATAGGTTCCAAGTACCCCCAGTAACAGAGACACAGCCCTTG CAGGACCCAGCAGCATCCGACACCTCTGAGGCCGATTCTGACACTAGAGAAGGTGAAACGGTGGCCATGAACTACAAGCCCTCACCACTGCAAATGAAAATAG agaaacagagagagctggCCAGGAAGGGATCAGTAAAGAATAGCCCCGTCAACCACCAACCTAAGAAGAACAACGGCATGGCCAGAACACG TTTGGTGGTGCCAAACAAAGGCTACTCCTCTTTAGACCAGACCAGCCCGGATGAGAAGCCCCTGGTAACGCTGGACACAGACAG TGATGATGACTTTGACATGTCCAGATACTCTTCGTCTGGATACTCCTCAGCCGAG CAGATCAACCAGGATCTCAACATCCAGCTTCTGAAGGACGGTTACCGGCTGGACGAAATCCCTGACGACGAGGATCTGGATCTGATCCCGCCCAAATCAGTCAACCACACCTGCATATGCTGCCAAGCCACCACCTCCTCAGCCTGCCAGATCCAATAG
- the LOC139535975 gene encoding protein FAM219A-like isoform X1, which produces MMEEEMDRFQVPPVTETQPLQDPAASDTSEADSDTREGETVAMNYKPSPLQMKIEKQRELARKGSVKNSPVNHQPKKNNGMARTRLVVPNKGYSSLDQTSPDEKPLVTLDTDSDDDFDMSRYSSSGYSSAEVRCLRDQQINQDLNIQLLKDGYRLDEIPDDEDLDLIPPKSVNHTCICCQATTSSACQIQ; this is translated from the exons ATGATGGAGGAAGAAATGGATAGGTTCCAAGTACCCCCAGTAACAGAGACACAGCCCTTG CAGGACCCAGCAGCATCCGACACCTCTGAGGCCGATTCTGACACTAGAGAAGGTGAAACGGTGGCCATGAACTACAAGCCCTCACCACTGCAAATGAAAATAG agaaacagagagagctggCCAGGAAGGGATCAGTAAAGAATAGCCCCGTCAACCACCAACCTAAGAAGAACAACGGCATGGCCAGAACACG TTTGGTGGTGCCAAACAAAGGCTACTCCTCTTTAGACCAGACCAGCCCGGATGAGAAGCCCCTGGTAACGCTGGACACAGACAG TGATGATGACTTTGACATGTCCAGATACTCTTCGTCTGGATACTCCTCAGCCGAGGTGAGATGTCTGAGGGACCAG CAGATCAACCAGGATCTCAACATCCAGCTTCTGAAGGACGGTTACCGGCTGGACGAAATCCCTGACGACGAGGATCTGGATCTGATCCCGCCCAAATCAGTCAACCACACCTGCATATGCTGCCAAGCCACCACCTCCTCAGCCTGCCAGATCCAATAG